From one Dermacentor silvarum isolate Dsil-2018 chromosome 3, BIME_Dsil_1.4, whole genome shotgun sequence genomic stretch:
- the LOC119444989 gene encoding CRISP/Allergen/PR-1-like: protein MWMQQWMPAAAADCPQFYSHKNPQHTACKPLNTWCKIKESGMDDTQRGLILKLHNHYRSRIARGNVTGFKPAADMQELLWDSDLEYVAQAHANLCTTPDGDLKHDHVRDRFTPRFEFTGQNLAWIGRSFSDGGPNWTYVILNWFEEHKLYPARLVSRFDVTAGIKTGHFTQLVWAKSRYVGCGYVYYTVDKARYPHMKHYAC, encoded by the exons ATGTGGATGCAGCAGTGGATGCCGGCCGCGGCCGCCGACTGCCCCCAATTTTACAGCCACAAGAATCCGCAGCACACGGCGTGCAAGCCTCTCAACACATGGTGCAAGATAAAGGAGAGCGGCATGGACGATACCCAGCGCGGCCTCATACTGAAGCTGCACAACCACTACCGGAGCCGGATCGCACGTGGCAACGTGACGGGATTCAAGCCGGCAGCCGACATGCAGGAGCTGCTCTGGGACTCAGATCTTGAATACGTGGCTCAG GCACATGCAAACCTCTGCACGACTCCCGACGGTGACCTGAAACACGACCACGTGCGGGACCGCTTCACGCCACGCTTCGAGTTCACGGGTCAGAACTTGGCGTGGATAGGCCGGTCGTTCAGCGACGGGGGGCCCAACTGGACCTACGTGATTCTCAACTGGTTTGAAGAGCACAAGCTCTACCCCGCACGCCTGGTGTCTCGGTTTGACGTCACCGCAGGCATCAAGACGGGCCATTTCACCCAGCTTGTCTGGGCCAAGTCGCGCTACGTTGGCTGCGGATACGTCTACTACACCGTCGACAAGGCCCGCTACCCACACATGAAGCACTACGCGTGCTGA